Proteins from a single region of Chryseobacterium sp. T16E-39:
- a CDS encoding CPBP family intramembrane glutamic endopeptidase, with protein sequence MENTLISKPEIRKNIATYLGLTLLFCLPVYYMCIHTGKLGGGVISYATIVMWCPAIAALLTCRLRGIPISSLGWKWGLTKYQLLAYSIPLLYSLLPYIVIWISGVGGFYNHEFITEVGKGMGWDLSDGATLVLYILLMSSFGMVRSVGSALGEEIGWRGLLTPQLAKINSYTGTSLWMGLIWSFYHYPLLLFSNYNTGGPKWLALTCFTVMIFASCFIFTWLRLKSGSLWTGAIMHASHNLFIQSILTPLTVDKGNTNYYIDEFGIALPIATVIVAYFFWRRRKELPEQKMDDSGRAVVE encoded by the coding sequence ATGGAAAATACCTTAATCTCTAAACCTGAGATCAGAAAGAATATTGCCACCTATTTGGGGTTAACACTTCTTTTCTGTCTGCCTGTTTATTATATGTGCATCCATACCGGAAAGCTGGGTGGAGGAGTGATCTCTTATGCTACCATTGTGATGTGGTGTCCTGCTATTGCTGCTTTGCTTACCTGCCGGCTAAGAGGGATTCCTATTTCTTCTTTGGGCTGGAAATGGGGTCTTACTAAGTACCAGTTATTGGCATATAGTATTCCGCTCCTGTATTCATTACTTCCTTATATTGTCATTTGGATCAGTGGTGTCGGAGGTTTTTACAATCATGAATTTATAACAGAAGTTGGAAAGGGAATGGGATGGGATTTGTCTGATGGGGCAACGCTTGTGTTGTATATCCTCCTGATGAGTAGTTTTGGAATGGTTCGTTCTGTAGGATCTGCTTTAGGGGAAGAAATAGGCTGGCGGGGACTTCTAACGCCCCAGTTGGCTAAGATCAATTCATATACTGGTACCTCCCTGTGGATGGGGCTCATCTGGTCTTTTTATCATTATCCTCTATTGCTTTTTTCCAATTATAATACTGGAGGCCCCAAGTGGTTAGCACTTACCTGTTTTACAGTAATGATATTTGCGAGTTGCTTTATTTTTACATGGTTACGGTTAAAGTCAGGAAGCCTCTGGACAGGTGCTATTATGCATGCCAGTCATAATCTTTTTATCCAGTCTATACTTACTCCTCTTACAGTGGACAAAGGAAATACCAATTACTATATTGATGAATTTGGAATTGCCTTGCCCATTGCTACGGTGATTGTCGCATATTTTTTCTGGAGAAGACGGAAAGAATTACCCGAACAAAAAATGGACGATTCAGGTCGAGCTGTTGTGGAATAA
- a CDS encoding helix-turn-helix domain-containing protein, with amino-acid sequence MSKLRTLREQKNLTQEELSEKSNISVRTIQRIESGTEPKGHTLRSLAQALEIQENLLQSKPVITEADHTREEIKINTIDLNYSLIKIINLSSLLFIIVPPFNILAPIFLMFILKQRNNIVKQIISVQMVWTVIAPILFMLGIFLKVGRQFTLIIMILLVLSNVFIILRNAAEIDRKKKLYYRLNFNMI; translated from the coding sequence ATGTCAAAGCTGAGAACCCTAAGAGAGCAGAAAAACTTAACCCAGGAAGAACTATCTGAGAAATCTAATATTTCCGTAAGAACTATTCAGCGGATAGAATCAGGAACAGAACCTAAAGGGCATACGCTGAGATCTCTGGCTCAAGCACTGGAAATACAGGAGAACTTATTACAAAGCAAACCTGTAATCACTGAAGCCGATCATACAAGAGAAGAAATAAAGATCAACACAATTGACCTTAATTATTCCCTCATCAAAATCATCAACCTTTCTTCACTCCTATTTATTATAGTTCCACCCTTCAACATTCTGGCTCCCATTTTTCTCATGTTCATTTTGAAACAAAGGAACAATATTGTTAAACAGATTATTTCCGTACAGATGGTATGGACCGTTATCGCACCTATTCTATTTATGCTGGGAATCTTTTTGAAAGTGGGAAGACAGTTTACACTGATCATTATGATACTCCTAGTATTGTCCAACGTATTCATCATTCTTCGTAACGCAGCTGAAATTGACCGGAAAAAGAAACTTTACTACAGGCTGAATTTCAACATGATATAA
- a CDS encoding serine hydrolase domain-containing protein: MAKYIQSILFLVITFLSTLYAQSGKAADLHNAGMSSDESIFINDQTLENWLKENKIPTVGIGIIENWELKQIKVFGEIQKGIKAPRNTYFNVASLTKPVTAMVALRLISLGKWKLDEPLDQYWIDPDLVNDLRYKKLTTRIILSHQTGFPNWRWMNTDKKLSFQFDPGTKYQYSGEGFEYLRKALEKKFKKPLEQLARELIFQPLKMNDTNYIWDQNTDESRFAIGYNNGGQPYPTEKRETANAADDLHTTVEDYGNFLISTMKGKGLEPEVFQEMIKKQVKTKENKYFGLGFEIYDLGNGNYALSHGGSDQGTQCLAFILPQSRKGILIFTNVDNGYKIFEKLIAHYLGEDGKKIVEIETGRSKVD; this comes from the coding sequence ATGGCAAAGTACATTCAATCTATCCTCTTTTTAGTGATCACTTTCTTAAGTACCTTATACGCTCAATCTGGAAAAGCAGCTGATCTTCATAATGCAGGGATGTCTTCAGATGAGTCGATCTTTATAAATGATCAGACCCTTGAAAACTGGTTGAAGGAAAATAAAATTCCAACAGTTGGCATTGGAATTATTGAAAATTGGGAATTGAAACAGATAAAGGTTTTTGGTGAAATACAAAAAGGAATTAAAGCACCCCGCAATACCTATTTCAATGTTGCTTCCCTTACCAAACCTGTAACAGCAATGGTTGCTTTACGCTTAATAAGCCTAGGGAAATGGAAACTGGATGAACCCCTTGATCAGTATTGGATAGATCCGGATCTTGTCAATGATCTGAGATATAAAAAACTGACCACCCGAATAATCCTAAGCCACCAAACTGGTTTTCCCAACTGGAGATGGATGAATACTGATAAGAAATTAAGCTTTCAGTTTGATCCGGGAACAAAATACCAATACTCAGGAGAAGGTTTTGAATATCTACGGAAAGCTTTAGAAAAGAAGTTTAAAAAACCTTTGGAACAACTTGCCCGGGAATTGATTTTTCAGCCACTCAAAATGAATGATACCAATTATATCTGGGATCAAAATACAGATGAATCAAGATTTGCCATTGGATATAATAATGGAGGGCAGCCTTATCCAACAGAAAAAAGGGAAACAGCCAATGCTGCAGATGATCTGCATACTACTGTAGAAGATTACGGAAATTTCTTGATCAGTACGATGAAAGGAAAAGGCCTTGAACCTGAAGTTTTTCAGGAAATGATCAAAAAACAGGTAAAAACAAAGGAAAATAAATACTTTGGATTAGGTTTTGAAATCTATGATCTGGGAAATGGTAATTATGCTTTATCCCATGGTGGCAGCGACCAGGGAACACAATGTCTTGCATTTATACTACCCCAATCCAGAAAGGGAATCTTGATATTTACCAATGTCGATAATGGATATAAAATATTTGAAAAACTAATCGCTCACTACTTAGGAGAAGATGGGAAGAAAATTGTTGAAATAGAAACAGGCAGATCGAAGGTGGACTAA
- the glsA gene encoding glutaminase A — MKKNIFLLSAKKNCIAVFLSLSTVIYAQKTVNISTVSEKSLNGILEKNRTYYTQGKVADYIPELGKMDAKAIAFSVVDKNGKVFNVGDVSKKFTMQSISKIVALMVAVSEKGEGSVFEKMGYFGTDKPFNYFSSLETTGKPLNPMMNAGAILTTSLISGEGEKPFLKILDMVRYITKNPALDYNKSVYESEKATGNRNRGMFYLMKNNGLISGNEDQLDNYFKQCSIEVTAEDLAKIGYFFANQCTRFDGDATYKNTDMAKLVESQMLTAGMYEFSGEYSRTVGLPSKSGVGGGIAVSVPGKMGIGVFSPALDKHGNSLAGYHMILDFVKQYDLSVF, encoded by the coding sequence ATGAAGAAAAATATTTTTTTACTTTCTGCAAAAAAAAATTGTATTGCAGTTTTTCTCTCTTTAAGCACAGTGATCTATGCTCAGAAAACGGTGAATATTTCAACGGTTTCAGAAAAAAGTTTAAATGGTATTTTAGAAAAAAACAGAACCTATTACACACAGGGTAAAGTAGCGGATTATATTCCTGAATTAGGGAAAATGGATGCCAAAGCGATTGCTTTTTCCGTCGTTGACAAAAATGGGAAAGTCTTTAATGTGGGTGATGTGAGCAAGAAATTTACCATGCAGAGTATTTCTAAAATTGTTGCTTTAATGGTTGCAGTAAGTGAAAAAGGAGAGGGAAGTGTTTTTGAAAAAATGGGATATTTCGGAACCGACAAACCTTTTAATTATTTTTCCAGTCTTGAAACAACAGGTAAGCCCCTAAATCCGATGATGAATGCCGGGGCAATTCTCACAACTTCTTTAATTTCCGGAGAAGGTGAAAAGCCGTTTTTGAAAATTTTGGATATGGTAAGATATATTACTAAAAATCCAGCCCTCGATTACAATAAATCCGTTTATGAATCTGAAAAAGCAACCGGAAACCGTAACCGTGGAATGTTCTATCTGATGAAAAATAACGGATTGATTTCCGGAAATGAAGACCAGCTGGATAATTATTTCAAACAATGCTCCATTGAGGTTACCGCCGAAGATCTGGCTAAAATTGGTTACTTTTTCGCGAATCAGTGTACCCGTTTCGATGGAGATGCTACTTATAAAAATACAGATATGGCAAAGCTGGTAGAATCCCAAATGCTGACTGCCGGAATGTATGAATTCAGTGGGGAGTATTCAAGAACTGTGGGGCTTCCAAGCAAGTCTGGTGTTGGAGGAGGAATAGCGGTTAGTGTTCCCGGAAAAATGGGTATCGGTGTTTTCAGTCCTGCTTTAGATAAGCATGGAAATTCACTGGCCGGATATCATATGATCTTAGACTTTGTAAAACAATATGATTTAAGTGTATTCTAA
- a CDS encoding 1-acyl-sn-glycerol-3-phosphate acyltransferase, with the protein MSKFDEIRPYYDNEVHEALHNVARDPMMKALMSFTFPDTDDQVWLEQFKNIHTISDFQQNFISHTVRQILAKSSEGLTTSGFDQLDKNTPYLFMSNHRDIVLDTSLLNLVLLEKGYVMTSSAIGDNLVQKKFLNVLAKLNRNFLVQRGLPLREQLKSSQTMSEYISELLHHENRSVWIAQREGRTKDGNDATQQGVLKMLAMAAGDLSITDYFKTLNIVPISISYEYDPTDALKMPQLLAKHRDEVYVKGKDEDFMTMLSGVLGQKKRIHLHAGTVLNKELDDIGAQFENKNKQLQAIAQVIDESIIQNYKLWPTKFIAYDLLNNTNRYAEQYTEKEKQLFVRRLEQRIDQSDVVLKEHFLAMYANPLINKLGLGKDKLS; encoded by the coding sequence ATGTCAAAGTTCGATGAAATCAGGCCATATTATGATAATGAAGTTCATGAAGCATTACATAATGTAGCCCGTGATCCCATGATGAAAGCACTGATGAGTTTTACCTTTCCTGATACGGATGATCAGGTCTGGCTGGAACAATTTAAAAATATACACACTATAAGTGATTTTCAGCAGAATTTTATCTCCCATACGGTTCGTCAGATCCTTGCAAAGAGCTCTGAGGGTTTAACGACCTCTGGATTTGATCAGTTAGATAAAAATACACCTTACCTGTTCATGTCCAATCACAGGGATATTGTCTTGGATACATCACTGCTTAATCTGGTGTTGCTTGAAAAAGGATATGTGATGACTTCTTCTGCCATTGGTGATAATCTTGTTCAGAAAAAATTCCTGAATGTACTTGCGAAACTGAATCGTAATTTTTTGGTGCAGCGCGGATTACCACTTCGTGAACAGCTGAAAAGCTCTCAAACAATGTCAGAATATATTTCCGAACTCTTACATCATGAAAACCGGTCTGTCTGGATTGCCCAGCGGGAAGGAAGGACAAAAGATGGAAATGATGCTACGCAACAAGGCGTTTTAAAAATGCTTGCAATGGCTGCCGGAGATTTGTCGATAACGGATTATTTTAAAACCCTGAATATTGTTCCGATATCCATTTCCTATGAATACGATCCGACAGATGCTCTGAAAATGCCTCAACTTCTGGCAAAACACAGGGATGAGGTGTATGTGAAAGGGAAGGATGAAGACTTTATGACCATGCTAAGCGGGGTGTTAGGGCAAAAGAAAAGGATACATCTGCACGCAGGAACTGTTCTTAATAAAGAATTGGATGACATTGGAGCTCAGTTTGAAAATAAAAATAAGCAGTTACAGGCTATTGCACAGGTCATCGACGAATCAATTATACAGAATTATAAACTTTGGCCTACCAAATTTATCGCTTATGACTTGTTAAATAATACCAATCGATATGCTGAACAGTATACGGAAAAAGAGAAACAATTGTTTGTGCGCAGGCTGGAACAACGCATCGATCAGTCTGATGTGGTTTTAAAAGAACATTTTCTCGCGATGTATGCCAATCCGCTTATTAATAAATTAGGTCTCGGTAAGGACAAACTTTCATAG
- a CDS encoding condensation domain-containing protein, whose amino-acid sequence MMKRKLMMVERIMYVDSKTPLNCVFTAKIKGTIQEENFKVALEKIQQKHFLLRSRIDIDTEKYPFFIEEKEMGAIPLRIVQRQTDEDWLSESEKEWFRLFEDHKKPLAQLVWVKGDDVSEILWVLPHCICDGTSLVTLMRELLSLLDDPALELDSYQAFSSVDDFLPVDFNAKKKVRKARFYLLMARFFFLMQRKSRKRNLGKNYVIHWKLNPETTAHITDQCKAHGVSVHSLLCASFMQAFQDIQGAQAKRKVISPVDVRHFIPEIKQDHVFAFAPTVELSLKKDKQDLFDQAGHIKKELLEKIDKIEARELLWMGEQMHPIVERMISMLKSSNGGHDITLSNMGRIDIPNNYRNFELETIISPTVAFPWLNSNTLVTTTYNRQMDFTLMSNEDFLSRQKASEIKDKALELLTVSLQN is encoded by the coding sequence ATGATGAAACGAAAACTAATGATGGTGGAAAGAATCATGTATGTTGATTCCAAGACGCCATTAAACTGTGTATTTACCGCAAAAATTAAGGGAACGATTCAGGAAGAAAACTTTAAAGTTGCCTTAGAAAAAATTCAGCAGAAGCATTTTTTACTCAGATCCAGGATTGATATCGATACTGAAAAGTATCCTTTTTTTATAGAAGAGAAAGAAATGGGAGCTATTCCGCTTCGTATAGTTCAGCGGCAAACCGATGAAGATTGGCTTTCGGAATCCGAAAAAGAATGGTTCCGATTGTTTGAAGATCATAAAAAACCGCTGGCACAGTTGGTATGGGTGAAAGGAGACGATGTTTCTGAGATCCTTTGGGTGCTTCCTCACTGTATTTGTGATGGGACTTCACTTGTAACCTTAATGCGGGAGCTGCTCAGTCTGTTGGATGATCCTGCTTTAGAGCTGGATTCTTATCAGGCGTTCAGTTCAGTTGACGATTTTCTTCCTGTAGATTTTAATGCGAAAAAAAAGGTGCGTAAAGCAAGGTTTTATCTGCTTATGGCCAGATTCTTTTTTTTAATGCAGCGAAAAAGCAGGAAAAGAAATCTTGGAAAAAACTATGTCATTCACTGGAAGCTGAATCCGGAAACCACTGCACATATTACAGATCAGTGTAAAGCTCATGGTGTTTCTGTACATTCCCTGTTGTGTGCTTCATTTATGCAGGCATTTCAGGACATACAGGGCGCACAGGCCAAAAGAAAGGTGATCAGCCCTGTAGATGTCCGTCATTTTATTCCGGAAATTAAGCAAGACCATGTATTTGCTTTTGCGCCTACGGTGGAGCTTTCTTTAAAAAAAGACAAACAGGATCTCTTTGATCAGGCAGGGCATATTAAAAAAGAACTTCTTGAGAAAATAGACAAAATAGAAGCGCGCGAACTTTTATGGATGGGTGAGCAGATGCATCCGATTGTTGAACGAATGATCAGCATGCTAAAATCAAGTAATGGAGGACATGATATCACCTTGTCTAATATGGGGAGGATTGATATTCCAAACAATTACCGGAATTTTGAGCTGGAAACGATAATAAGTCCTACTGTTGCTTTTCCATGGTTGAATTCCAATACTTTGGTAACCACGACTTATAACCGGCAAATGGATTTTACACTCATGTCGAATGAGGATTTCCTGTCCAGGCAGAAAGCTTCCGAGATTAAAGATAAAGCCCTTGAATTACTTACTGTATCTTTACAGAATTAA
- a CDS encoding condensation domain-containing protein, producing MRRKLLFGERMILGDGTEAFNGIIPFRLRGHFTLEEIRQALALLQNKHPWLGAHVVRDEQNIPWFEVPEQVVPIPIREVQRKGEDDWQEESMREWYMPFDHKKLPLIRFVWIKGEELSDMFFSFHHCLCDGGSAMTLLYEFLQVLDNPLADIGIEKPILGLQDIVPAAILNSRRQKLKAKFIGRVASTIIKYAPVGKKPVERERDYMIHWKFDRETTQQLISYCKSNEFTVNTFLCAIVLKAFKKIRGKTALNKICCPVDIRRLTTQIKQDHIFAFGLMVEVSINEKKSFIDNVRLMQKTVKRKTAKLDPYTKMMVIESWHYALDSFTNILRNGKSTNDCMLSNLGLIQVPRDYSKFTVDTVFSPSALGPLGQTTGFVVSTFNGEMDFAFIGSEGYLKYSEALAIREEIVESIKQKMEYIAVS from the coding sequence ATGAGAAGAAAATTATTATTTGGTGAACGTATGATATTAGGAGATGGAACAGAGGCTTTTAATGGTATTATCCCGTTCAGATTAAGAGGTCACTTCACATTGGAAGAGATCCGGCAGGCTCTTGCCCTGCTTCAGAATAAACATCCATGGCTTGGGGCACATGTGGTCCGTGATGAACAAAATATTCCCTGGTTTGAAGTTCCCGAACAAGTAGTGCCAATTCCTATTAGAGAAGTCCAGAGAAAAGGAGAGGATGATTGGCAGGAAGAATCTATGAGGGAATGGTATATGCCTTTTGATCATAAAAAACTTCCTCTGATCAGATTTGTATGGATCAAAGGAGAAGAATTATCAGATATGTTTTTCTCGTTTCACCATTGTTTATGTGATGGTGGTTCTGCTATGACACTTTTATATGAATTTTTACAGGTCTTGGATAATCCATTAGCTGATATTGGTATTGAAAAACCGATCTTGGGACTTCAGGATATTGTTCCGGCAGCTATTCTAAACAGTCGCAGACAAAAACTGAAAGCAAAATTTATAGGAAGGGTGGCGTCTACCATAATCAAATATGCTCCTGTAGGTAAAAAGCCTGTGGAGAGGGAGAGAGATTATATGATCCACTGGAAATTTGATAGAGAAACCACACAGCAGCTTATTTCTTACTGTAAGTCTAATGAATTTACGGTTAATACTTTTTTGTGCGCAATCGTTCTTAAGGCATTTAAAAAAATAAGAGGAAAAACGGCTTTGAATAAAATTTGTTGTCCGGTCGATATCCGCCGTCTTACAACCCAAATCAAGCAGGATCATATTTTTGCGTTCGGATTGATGGTCGAAGTTTCTATTAATGAAAAAAAGAGTTTTATTGATAACGTCCGTCTGATGCAAAAGACCGTAAAACGTAAAACGGCGAAACTAGATCCTTACACAAAGATGATGGTAATCGAGTCGTGGCATTATGCGCTGGATAGTTTCACCAATATATTAAGGAATGGAAAGTCGACCAACGATTGTATGCTTTCCAATCTGGGACTTATTCAGGTTCCCCGTGACTATAGTAAATTTACGGTGGATACTGTTTTTAGTCCTTCAGCACTGGGTCCTTTAGGCCAAACTACTGGATTTGTGGTGTCGACATTCAATGGAGAAATGGATTTTGCGTTCATTGGCAGCGAAGGATATTTAAAGTATTCAGAGGCATTGGCTATTCGTGAAGAAATCGTTGAGTCTATTAAACAAAAAATGGAATATATAGCAGTATCATGA
- a CDS encoding condensation domain-containing protein translates to MRRRLLFGERMLLGDGTEPFNAVIAFRLRGDFKEEDIRHALNRIQEKHPWLRALITRDEKNLPWFEVPQQAVPIPVRIVTRKGEDDWQEESRKEWQTIFDHENLPLIRFVWIRGEGISDMLFAFHHCLSDGGSAMAFLYEFLKVLDNPVADIGIENPILGIEDVVPSSILTNRRQRLKAKFIGRIAATAIKYFPMRKKAIDRQNDYLIHWKFDQQTTQQLISYCKSMGVTVNTFLSATLLEAFKKVRGTAAFNKVSCPVDIRRFATQIKEDHIFAFGLMITISSNEKKSFSDNLPLMQESVDRDTSRLNPYMTMMVMESGHDALENFTKLLKKGKSVNDCMFSNLGRIQIPHEYRQFIVDTIFSPSVIGPLGNTTTMVASTYRGEMDFSFMGSEGYLPHSEALAIRDELIQSITLKTEYTAVSSLS, encoded by the coding sequence ATGAGAAGAAGATTGTTATTTGGCGAACGCATGTTGCTGGGGGATGGAACAGAACCCTTCAATGCGGTTATTGCCTTCAGGCTGAGAGGTGACTTCAAAGAAGAAGACATCCGGCATGCTCTGAATCGGATTCAGGAAAAGCATCCATGGTTAAGGGCACTCATTACCCGGGACGAAAAAAACTTACCCTGGTTTGAAGTCCCTCAACAGGCTGTTCCTATTCCTGTACGGATAGTCACCCGAAAAGGAGAAGATGACTGGCAGGAAGAGTCCAGAAAAGAATGGCAAACGATCTTTGATCATGAAAATCTTCCCCTGATCCGATTCGTATGGATCAGGGGTGAAGGAATATCAGATATGCTTTTTGCATTTCACCATTGCTTAAGTGATGGAGGTTCTGCAATGGCATTTTTATATGAATTTTTGAAAGTATTGGATAACCCTGTTGCAGATATAGGTATTGAAAATCCAATACTGGGAATTGAAGATGTAGTTCCATCTTCGATTTTAACGAACCGCAGACAACGGTTGAAAGCGAAATTTATAGGAAGGATTGCAGCAACGGCAATTAAATATTTTCCTATGAGAAAAAAAGCGATTGACCGGCAAAATGATTACCTGATCCATTGGAAGTTCGATCAGCAAACTACTCAGCAACTGATCTCTTACTGTAAATCAATGGGGGTAACTGTTAATACTTTTTTAAGTGCAACGTTACTTGAGGCGTTTAAAAAAGTAAGAGGAACAGCAGCATTCAATAAAGTTTCCTGTCCGGTAGATATTAGGCGGTTTGCAACGCAGATAAAAGAGGATCATATTTTTGCTTTCGGACTGATGATTACTATTTCATCCAACGAAAAAAAGAGTTTTTCGGATAATTTACCTTTGATGCAGGAATCTGTAGACCGTGATACTTCCAGGCTCAATCCATATATGACCATGATGGTGATGGAATCGGGACATGATGCATTGGAAAATTTCACAAAGCTGTTAAAAAAAGGCAAGTCAGTCAATGATTGTATGTTTTCGAACCTTGGGCGTATTCAGATCCCCCACGAGTATAGGCAGTTTATAGTAGATACTATTTTTAGTCCTTCCGTGATTGGTCCTTTAGGAAATACTACAACAATGGTGGCTTCAACGTACAGAGGGGAAATGGATTTCTCTTTCATGGGTAGCGAAGGCTATTTACCTCATTCAGAGGCTCTGGCGATCCGTGATGAATTAATTCAATCTATTACCCTGAAAACAGAATATACGGCAGTATCATCCTTAAGCTAA